Genomic segment of bacterium:
TTTTCGCGCCCCCCGCGCCCTGCCGGGGCTCCTCGTCCAGCAGGCGGTACCCGGCCGCCTTGAGCTCCGCCAGCGCCCCCGCCAGGTCGTCCACCTCCACGCAGATGTGGTGGATGCCCGGCCCGCGGGCGGCGATGAACCGGCCGACGGGCCCCCCGGGATCCGTACTCTCCAGGAGCTCGACGTCCGCCTCGCCCAGCCGGAGCTTGGCCACGTTGAGGGACATGGAGGGGACGGCCTCCCTTTCCCCGGCCTCGAGCCCCAGGGTCTTT
This window contains:
- the mce gene encoding methylmalonyl-CoA epimerase, which encodes MKILKISHIGIAVENLAEALAFWEKTLGLEAGEREAVPSMSLNVAKLRLGEADVELLESTDPGGPVGRFIAARGPGIHHICVEVDDLAGALAELKAAGYRLLDEEPRQGAGGAKIAFVHPKSCGGVLLELTERRR